A genome region from Columba livia isolate bColLiv1 breed racing homer chromosome 2, bColLiv1.pat.W.v2, whole genome shotgun sequence includes the following:
- the CCN3 gene encoding CCN family member 3, with product MATGGGQGLPALLLLLLLRLCEVSGREAACSRPCSGRCPAKPPRCAPGVPAVLDGCSCCLVCARQRGESCSPLLPCDESSGLYCDRGPEDGGGAAGICMVLEGDNCVFDGMIYRNGETFQPSCKYQCTCRDGQIGCLPRCNLDLLLPGPDCPFPRKIEVPGECCEKWICDPKDEVILGGFAMAAYRQEATLGVVTDSSTNCIEQTTEWSACSKSCGMGFSTRVTNRNQQCEMVKQTRLCMIRPCENEEPSGKKGKKCVRTKKSLKAVRFEYKNCTSVQTYKPRYCGLCNDGRCCTPHNTKTIQVEFRCPQDKVLKKPVMLINTCVCHSNCPQSNNAFFQPLDLTSSETKI from the exons ATGGCGACGGGCGGCGGGCAGGGCCTGCCcgccctgctgctcctgctcctcctccggCTCTGCGAG GTGagcgggcgggaggcggcgTGTTCCCGGCCCTGCAGCGGGCGCTGCCCGGCCAAGCCGCCACGCTGCGCCCCGGGGGTGCCCGCCGTGCTGGacggctgctcctgctgcctggtGTGCGCCCGGCAGCGCGGCGAGAGCTGCTCCCCGCTGCTGCCCTGCGACGAGAGCAGCGGGCTCTACTGCGACCGCGGCCCCGAGgacggcggcggggccgccggcATCTGCATGG TGCTGGAGGGAGACAACTGCGTGTTCGACGGGATGATCTATCGCAACGGAGAGACGTTCCAGCCCAGCTGCAAGTACCAGTGCACCTGCCGAGATGGACAGATCGGCTGCCTGCCCCGCTGCAACCTGGACCTGCTGCTCCCCGGCCCCGACTGCCCTTTCCCCAGAAAAATCGAAGTCCCTGGAGAGTGCTGTGAGAAGTGGATCTGTGACCCTAAAGATGAAGTGATTTTGGGAGGTTTTGCTATGGCTG CCTACAGGCAAGAGGCCACGCTCGGGGTTGTGACAGATTCAAGCACCAATTGTATTGAGCAGACAACAGAATGGAGTGCTTGTTCCAAAAGCTGTGGAATGGGCTTTTCCACCCGTGTTACCAACAGAAATCAGCAGTGTGAGATGGTGAAGCAGACACGGCTTTGCATGATAAGACCTTGTGAAAACGAAGAGCCATCTGGTAAG AAGGGGAAGAAATGTGTCCGAACAAAGAAGTCCCTGAAAGCTGTTCGCTTTGAATACAAGAACTGCACTAGTGTGCAGACATACAAACCTCGTTACTGTGGCCTTTGCAATGATGGACGATGCTGTACCCCACACAACACCAAAACGATTCAAGTTGAGTTCCGCTGTCCTCAGGACAAAGTCCTAAAAAAGCCAGTGATGTTGATCAACACCTGTGTCTGTCATAGTAACTGTCCTCAGAGTAACAATGCTTTCTTCCAGCCATTAGATCTAACATCtagtgaaacaaaaatatga